The following coding sequences lie in one Rothia sp. SD9660Na genomic window:
- the greA gene encoding transcription elongation factor GreA, which produces MAENEGAWLTQDAYDKLKAELEHLSGPYRQEIIDRISAARDEGDLKENGGYHAAREEQGKNEGRIKQLQHLLETAQVSDKPAADDGVVEPGMVVEANIAGKTMTFLLGSREVADTLVGGTDLQVFSEKSPMGAAINGHKVGDELSYEAPNGKQIPVKIVSAKPFQG; this is translated from the coding sequence ATGGCAGAAAACGAAGGCGCATGGCTCACTCAGGATGCCTACGACAAGCTCAAGGCTGAGCTTGAGCACCTCTCAGGCCCCTACCGCCAGGAAATCATCGACCGAATCTCAGCAGCCCGCGACGAAGGCGACCTCAAGGAAAACGGCGGCTACCACGCAGCCCGCGAAGAGCAAGGCAAGAACGAAGGGCGCATCAAGCAGCTGCAGCACCTGCTCGAAACCGCCCAGGTCTCAGACAAGCCCGCAGCCGACGACGGCGTGGTTGAGCCTGGCATGGTCGTTGAAGCCAACATCGCCGGTAAGACCATGACCTTCCTGCTCGGCTCCCGCGAAGTAGCCGACACCCTGGTCGGCGGCACCGACCTGCAGGTCTTCTCTGAGAAGTCCCCCATGGGTGCCGCTATCAACGGCCACAAGGTAGGCGACGAGCTCTCCTACGAAGCCCCCAACGGCAAGCAGATCCCCGTCAAGATCGTCTCAGCTAAGCCCTTCCAGGGCTAA
- a CDS encoding AI-2E family transporter has translation MSVTIPEPPARQSESDRQVPFALQIAAAWSWRLMIVGIAAAALYWMLAKISLIVISIMIAALLAGLMSPVVYFLRRNRIHAGIATAITELGLIAGVIGLLALVGQQLTAGFSSLSDQVVEGWNQIVAMLNNLPIDLGADKIDQYISQLVTTLQDNTSSILNGVASVGSTAADIGTGMVIVLFTLIFFLMEGEKIWLFIVKLFPRNARRAVNGAGRRGWKSLVSYVRVQVFVAAVDAVGIGLSAFFLGVPLALPLGVLVFLGSFIPVVGALLTGVIAVLLALVANGLVNALIMLAMVLVVQQIESNILQPLVMGKAVALHPLAVVIVVVAGSMLYGIVGALFAVPVLAVVNTVIRYLSGREWEHDPDIREEEFLYPHEQRRREKKAIAEKVKERLERIKEAEKADEDALEAINNGAQK, from the coding sequence ATGAGTGTCACTATTCCTGAACCCCCTGCCCGGCAGAGTGAATCTGACCGTCAGGTGCCCTTTGCCCTGCAGATTGCAGCAGCCTGGTCTTGGCGTCTGATGATTGTGGGCATCGCGGCCGCTGCCCTCTACTGGATGCTGGCTAAGATCTCCCTCATCGTCATTTCAATCATGATTGCGGCCCTGCTGGCCGGTCTCATGTCACCGGTTGTCTACTTCCTCCGTCGCAACCGAATCCACGCTGGTATCGCTACCGCAATCACTGAACTGGGTCTTATCGCCGGCGTCATTGGTCTGCTAGCGCTGGTAGGCCAGCAGCTAACCGCCGGTTTCTCCTCCCTGTCTGACCAGGTTGTCGAAGGCTGGAACCAGATTGTTGCCATGCTTAACAACCTGCCCATCGACCTGGGGGCGGATAAGATTGACCAGTACATCAGCCAGCTGGTCACCACCTTGCAGGATAATACGTCCAGTATTCTCAACGGCGTGGCCAGTGTAGGTTCTACCGCAGCCGATATCGGCACCGGCATGGTGATTGTGCTCTTTACCCTGATTTTCTTCCTCATGGAGGGTGAGAAGATCTGGCTCTTTATCGTCAAGCTCTTCCCCCGCAACGCCCGCCGCGCTGTAAACGGTGCTGGACGCCGCGGCTGGAAGTCCCTGGTCTCCTACGTGCGCGTTCAGGTCTTTGTGGCAGCGGTTGACGCCGTCGGTATCGGCCTCTCCGCCTTCTTCCTGGGCGTCCCCCTGGCCCTACCCCTGGGCGTCCTCGTCTTCCTGGGCTCCTTCATCCCGGTGGTGGGTGCACTGCTGACCGGCGTTATCGCCGTCCTGCTGGCCCTGGTCGCCAACGGCCTGGTCAACGCACTGATCATGCTGGCTATGGTGCTGGTGGTGCAGCAGATTGAATCCAACATCCTGCAACCCCTGGTCATGGGTAAGGCCGTAGCCCTACACCCCCTGGCCGTTGTCATTGTGGTGGTTGCCGGCTCCATGCTCTACGGTATCGTCGGTGCCCTCTTCGCTGTACCCGTCCTGGCAGTGGTCAACACTGTCATCAGGTACCTATCCGGCCGCGAGTGGGAACACGACCCCGATATCCGTGAAGAAGAATTCCTCTACCCGCACGAACAACGCCGACGCGAGAAAAAGGCTATCGCTGAGAAAGTCAAGGAACGCTTAGAGCGCATCAAGGAGGCCGAAAAGGCCGATGAAGACGCCCTCGAAGCCATCAACAACGGCGCCCAGAAATAA
- the ilvA gene encoding threonine ammonia-lyase, translating into MQAPAPVELPVSLSQIEDAARLLDGVIERTPVAHSRALSEQIGSEVFLKCENLQRSGSFKVRGAYVRMAKLTEAEKAVGVVAASAGNHAQGVALAASRLGIAARIYMPQGAALPKIAATRSHGAEVVLHGVNVDDALAEAKRYAEETGAVFVHPFDNEDIIAGQGTLGLEILEQVPNADTILVGVGGGGLLAGLSIAVRSLEEKLGKKIRIIGVQAEHAAAYPPSLAADALVPLKKVSTIADGIAVGRPGQLPFTIIKNLVDDVHTVSEDEIARALIFLMERNKLVVEPAGSVSVAALMSGSLKEKYGDLGTTVCLLSGGNIDPMLMLKVIQRGLSAAGRYMTIKLMLNDRPGELTTISRIISEHDANVTGVDHTRLGGALSMGDVSITIDMETKGVEHCQEVIAALEAEGYKPIVVY; encoded by the coding sequence ATGCAAGCACCCGCCCCGGTAGAGCTCCCCGTGAGCCTAAGCCAGATTGAAGATGCAGCCCGCCTGCTCGACGGCGTCATTGAACGCACTCCCGTAGCCCACTCCCGCGCCCTAAGCGAGCAGATTGGCTCCGAGGTCTTCCTCAAGTGTGAGAACCTGCAGCGCTCTGGATCCTTCAAGGTGCGCGGCGCCTACGTACGCATGGCTAAGCTCACCGAGGCTGAAAAGGCCGTGGGCGTGGTGGCAGCATCGGCAGGTAACCATGCTCAGGGCGTGGCCCTAGCTGCCTCCCGCCTGGGTATCGCGGCCCGTATCTACATGCCCCAGGGCGCTGCCCTGCCCAAGATTGCAGCGACCCGCAGCCACGGGGCCGAGGTCGTGCTACACGGCGTCAACGTGGACGACGCCCTAGCAGAAGCCAAGCGCTACGCCGAAGAAACCGGCGCTGTCTTTGTGCACCCCTTCGACAACGAAGATATTATCGCCGGCCAGGGCACCCTGGGCCTAGAAATCCTGGAACAGGTTCCGAACGCCGACACTATCTTGGTGGGCGTCGGCGGCGGCGGCCTGCTGGCTGGGCTCTCCATCGCGGTGCGCTCGCTGGAAGAAAAGCTGGGTAAAAAGATTCGCATCATCGGTGTGCAGGCCGAGCACGCGGCAGCCTACCCGCCCTCTCTCGCGGCAGACGCCCTGGTGCCCCTGAAAAAGGTCTCCACCATCGCCGACGGTATCGCGGTGGGCCGCCCCGGCCAGCTGCCCTTCACCATCATCAAGAACCTGGTGGACGACGTGCACACCGTCTCTGAAGACGAAATTGCCCGAGCCCTCATCTTCCTGATGGAACGCAACAAGCTGGTCGTTGAACCGGCTGGCTCGGTCTCTGTAGCGGCGCTGATGAGCGGCTCCCTCAAAGAAAAGTACGGCGACCTGGGCACCACGGTCTGCTTGCTCTCGGGCGGCAACATCGACCCCATGCTCATGCTCAAGGTGATTCAGCGAGGCCTGTCTGCTGCGGGGCGCTACATGACCATCAAGCTCATGCTCAACGACCGCCCCGGCGAGCTCACCACCATCTCCCGCATCATCTCGGAGCACGACGCCAACGTCACCGGTGTGGACCACACCCGCCTGGGCGGCGCCCTCTCCATGGGCGATGTCTCCATCACCATCGACATGGAAACCAAGGGCGTAGAGCACTGCCAGGAGGTCATCGCGGCCCTAGAAGCTGAGGGCTATAAGCCGATTGTGGTCTACTAA
- a CDS encoding Bax inhibitor-1/YccA family protein, which produces MAGNPLINNMTKPAGDPRFGQFGAGGTTTANPYGQQAQSPYGTYQQGSYTQQAPYGYENQQVSAGQLNDMYNAGTAGPVDTNRITINDIIMKTGLNLGLVVVGAVISWYMPILMFVGFIGGLVLGFVNALKKKVSPALVMTYSVMEGLLVGGISRMFEASYPGIVLQAVMATVIVFATILALYSSGKVRATPKMTRFFMIATISYAVFCLINLVASLFFGFNARGVEVMGIPLGLIIGLFAVLLATYSLLLDFTHASETVKMGAPERESWRIAFGLIVSLVWLYIEILRVLYYVRAMADD; this is translated from the coding sequence GTGGCAGGTAACCCCCTGATTAACAACATGACTAAGCCCGCTGGCGACCCCCGCTTCGGGCAGTTCGGTGCTGGCGGCACCACTACCGCCAACCCCTATGGCCAGCAGGCCCAGAGCCCCTACGGCACCTACCAGCAGGGTAGCTACACCCAGCAGGCTCCCTATGGCTACGAGAACCAGCAGGTATCGGCTGGCCAGCTCAACGACATGTACAACGCCGGTACCGCTGGCCCGGTTGATACCAACCGCATCACTATCAACGACATCATCATGAAGACCGGCCTGAACCTGGGCCTGGTTGTTGTGGGTGCTGTTATTTCCTGGTACATGCCCATCCTCATGTTCGTCGGTTTCATCGGCGGCCTGGTGCTGGGCTTCGTCAACGCCCTGAAGAAGAAGGTCTCACCTGCCCTGGTCATGACCTACTCGGTCATGGAAGGCCTGCTGGTTGGCGGTATCTCTCGCATGTTTGAGGCTTCCTACCCCGGTATCGTGCTTCAGGCAGTCATGGCAACTGTCATCGTATTTGCAACCATTCTGGCGCTCTACAGCTCCGGAAAGGTGCGGGCAACCCCTAAGATGACCCGCTTCTTTATGATTGCGACGATTTCCTACGCCGTCTTCTGCCTCATCAACCTCGTAGCCTCCCTTTTCTTCGGCTTCAATGCTCGCGGTGTTGAGGTTATGGGCATCCCCCTGGGCCTGATTATCGGTCTCTTTGCCGTGTTGCTGGCTACCTACTCTCTGCTGCTCGACTTCACCCACGCTTCTGAAACGGTAAAGATGGGCGCCCCCGAGCGGGAATCCTGGCGCATTGCCTTCGGCCTGATCGTGTCACTGGTCTGGCTCTACATTGAGATCCTGCGTGTTCTCTACTACGTTCGCGCTATGGCCGACGACTAA
- a CDS encoding DUF4307 domain-containing protein, which translates to MTAPDLSARYGTVRQRRTLPQWFWYALALVAVLVGGAFVFWVQADSSGEPAGRDVGFTLTSADEVSVTFEVSKRAEDTAVCAVKALNTAGAPVGWKEVAIGPYADENGNGISVQTVQFRVLGEATTATVDSCWKVD; encoded by the coding sequence ATGACCGCCCCTGACCTATCTGCCCGTTACGGCACCGTCCGCCAGCGACGGACCCTGCCTCAGTGGTTCTGGTATGCACTGGCCCTGGTAGCGGTACTTGTGGGGGGCGCCTTTGTGTTCTGGGTGCAGGCTGACTCCAGCGGCGAGCCCGCCGGCCGCGACGTTGGCTTTACCCTGACCAGTGCCGACGAAGTCTCAGTAACCTTTGAGGTCAGCAAACGGGCCGAAGATACCGCGGTCTGCGCGGTCAAGGCACTCAACACCGCAGGTGCCCCCGTCGGCTGGAAGGAAGTCGCGATTGGCCCCTACGCCGATGAAAACGGCAACGGCATTTCGGTGCAGACCGTGCAGTTCAGGGTACTGGGCGAAGCAACCACAGCTACCGTCGATAGCTGCTGGAAGGTTGACTAA
- a CDS encoding HAD family hydrolase, whose protein sequence is MKTPHLYAVDLDGTLLTDHKTYKHEQLDRVLTLLAEQGSSLAVATGNQMPKIEQYLAGHEHHENLYYIAENGAIIHNQGTDLALWGFSPELVNQALVALENFPTLGIILSCRHHSFVPNDRLATIAGRVHEQVIKAGIDLPGWDPENPITAIRPFYPNVEAIDDPTTITETIVKIALNADPDEGIYETIEKLHDALPDGIAATSSGFGAIDLIIEGNHKGHGLAWLAEHLGLGAEQTTAFGDSGNDLEMFSYAGRAIAMEHSDPALAPVTDLTIGSNNDGAVLDFLEAELTA, encoded by the coding sequence ATGAAGACACCTCATCTCTACGCTGTTGACCTCGATGGTACCCTGCTGACTGACCACAAAACATATAAGCACGAGCAGCTGGACCGCGTTCTGACCCTGCTAGCTGAACAGGGCTCCTCCCTGGCGGTAGCAACGGGTAATCAGATGCCCAAAATTGAGCAGTATCTGGCCGGGCACGAGCACCACGAGAACCTCTACTACATCGCAGAGAACGGTGCCATTATTCATAACCAGGGAACCGACTTAGCCCTGTGGGGTTTTAGCCCCGAACTGGTAAACCAGGCTCTGGTGGCTCTCGAGAACTTCCCAACCCTGGGTATTATTTTGTCCTGCCGCCACCACTCGTTTGTTCCCAACGACCGCCTAGCAACCATCGCTGGGCGAGTGCACGAGCAAGTGATTAAGGCGGGTATTGATCTACCCGGGTGGGACCCGGAAAACCCAATCACCGCGATTCGTCCTTTCTACCCCAACGTAGAAGCCATCGACGACCCCACCACCATCACCGAAACTATCGTCAAGATCGCCCTGAACGCCGACCCCGATGAGGGAATCTACGAGACCATCGAAAAACTGCACGATGCTCTACCGGACGGAATCGCAGCGACCTCCAGCGGGTTCGGTGCTATCGACCTGATTATCGAGGGCAACCACAAGGGCCACGGCCTGGCCTGGCTAGCTGAGCACCTGGGGCTGGGCGCCGAACAGACCACGGCCTTTGGCGATTCGGGCAACGACCTTGAGATGTTTAGCTACGCCGGGCGCGCTATCGCCATGGAGCACTCCGACCCGGCCCTCGCCCCGGTCACAGACCTAACCATCGGCTCCAACAACGACGGGGCCGTCCTCGACTTCCTCGAAGCCGAACTCACCGCCTAG